Proteins from one Thioflavicoccus mobilis 8321 genomic window:
- a CDS encoding OsmC family protein, with protein sequence MKARVRWIEGAAMLAEAGSGHTLVLDGPPEHGGRNLGLRPMELLLIGMGGCSEFDVLHILRRARQDVTACVVELEAERAASDPKVFTRIHAHFIVTGRDLSARQVERAIRLSAEKYCSASIMLGATAEVTHDYEIRST encoded by the coding sequence ATGAAGGCGCGCGTGAGGTGGATCGAGGGGGCGGCGATGTTGGCCGAGGCGGGTAGTGGTCACACGCTCGTGCTCGACGGGCCGCCGGAGCACGGGGGGCGCAATCTCGGGTTGCGGCCGATGGAGCTATTGCTGATCGGGATGGGCGGTTGCAGCGAGTTCGATGTCCTGCATATCCTGCGTCGCGCCCGCCAAGACGTGACCGCCTGCGTCGTCGAACTCGAAGCCGAGCGGGCGGCGAGCGACCCCAAGGTCTTCACCCGTATCCATGCCCACTTCATCGTCACCGGCCGGGACCTCAGCGCCAGACAGGTCGAGCGGGCCATCCGGCTCAGTGCCGAGAAATACTGCTCGGCGTCTATCATGCTCGGTGCCACGGCTGAAGTGACGCACGATTATGAGATCCGCAGCACCTGA